The sequence below is a genomic window from Leisingera sp. M658.
TCTGTTGCTACCGATTTCGGTGTCAATCACCTGTCGCCGGTACTGTCGGATTTCCTGCAGGACTTCCCGGACATCACCGTCAACATGGTGCTGAACAACCGCTATGTGGAGCTGATCTCCGAAGGCTTCGACATGGCGGTTCGGATCGGCGAGCTGGAAGACAGCTCTCTGCGCGCCCGCAAGCTGACCGAAACCACCAAGCGGATGATTGCCTCTCCCGCCTATCTGGAAAAATACGGCCGTCCGCAAAAGATTGACGAGCTGAACAGCCACAAGCTGCTGCATTATTCCAGCCAGTCCAGCGGCAACGTCTGGAAGATCACAGCGCCGTCGGGTGAAAAACGCCAGGTGCGCACCTCAGGCTGGTTGTCGGTGAATGACGGGCAATCGCTGCTGAATGCCGCGATTTCCGGCCTCGGCATCGCCTATCTGCCCAGCTTTCTCTACTCGGAAGCGCTGGAAGAAGGGCTGGTCGAAGACGTGATGCCCGGCTTGCCGGTGGAAACCCAAGGCATCTATGCGGTCTACCCGCCCGGAAAATTTACCCAGCCCAAAGTCCGGGCCTTCATTGACTTTCTGGTGCAGGCTTTTGCCGACCGCGACCCGTCGGAATGGAAAACCTGAACCGGGTCTACGGAAAACCGGACCAAGATATCCCTCGAAGACCTGCCCCCGCACCGAATGCGGGGGCCTTTTTTGATCCGGTGACTCTGCTTTTTGCTGCAAAACACCGCGGGAAAGGCTCCCGCCCGCCCCGGATCAATCAAAGATTGACCCGCGCCCGTTGGGCCAGGCTCGGCGCATAGCGCCGAGCCTGGCCCAACACCGCCAAGGGGTCTTGGCAAAGCCAAGGTACCTGCGGGGGCGGGAGTTTTCCGGTGCGTATCCTTTGCAGGGCCTCAATCGGCGAGCAGCACAGCTTCAACTCGCCGGTTTGCTTCGCGGCCGTCCGGGATCAGATTGCTGGCTATCGGGGCTAAAAAGCCGGCGCCGGCGACCTCGATCCGTGCCGCATCCGCGCCCAGCTCCTCGACCAAACGGTCCTTCACCGATTGCGCGCGGCGTTTGGAGATACCGATGTTCTGCTGCTGCGAACCCACCGTGTCGGTATGCCCGACCAGCAGCAGGCGGTATTGCGGATTGGCGGCCAGATAGTCCGCAAGCGCGCGCAGGCTGGCATAAGTGCCGTCCTGCAGCCGGGTGGAGCCGCTTTGAAACACCAGATCCGTCAGAACCGCGTGGCCGCGCACCTCCAGCACTTTGGCCAGTTCCACCGGCCGCACCGTGCCGGGCGTCCCAGGGCCAGGTTTCACCACCGCCGGCACGGCTGTTGCCGTTGCAGCCGATCCAGGCGGATGCACTGTGATCATTTGCAAAAAAGCCGCGCCGCCTGCGCGTGATACCAGGAGCGAGACCGCCTCGTCCCCTTTGGCCGCGGACAGGAAGTGATAGCTGGAGATATCCACCATCATGTCCGGCGACGGCACCACCTCAATCCCGAAGCGGAAGCCGAAACCGCCGCAATCACGCGCGGCACAATCCAGCAGCACCTCATAACCGCCGGCCTGCAGCTGGTCCCGCAAGGGCGCCAGGATCTGCAGCACAGTGCTGTCTCCTCCCAGCCGCCAGGTGCG
It includes:
- a CDS encoding LysR family transcriptional regulator: MDRLTEMEAFANVVDQGGFTDAARKMGISKSAVSKHVSSLETRLGARLLNRTTRRVSPTEIGLAYYDRARRVLNDAGEADALVTSMQSAPSGLLRISVATDFGVNHLSPVLSDFLQDFPDITVNMVLNNRYVELISEGFDMAVRIGELEDSSLRARKLTETTKRMIASPAYLEKYGRPQKIDELNSHKLLHYSSQSSGNVWKITAPSGEKRQVRTSGWLSVNDGQSLLNAAISGLGIAYLPSFLYSEALEEGLVEDVMPGLPVETQGIYAVYPPGKFTQPKVRAFIDFLVQAFADRDPSEWKT
- a CDS encoding OmpA family protein codes for the protein MLLPALPAAAEIILPAGADAVSERVTALGVYQLPIGPEEADKVPSRRFEGRILRRTWRLGGDSTVLQILAPLRDQLQAGGYEVLLDCAARDCGGFGFRFGIEVVPSPDMMVDISSYHFLSAAKGDEAVSLLVSRAGGAAFLQMITVHPPGSAATATAVPAVVKPGPGTPGTVRPVELAKVLEVRGHAVLTDLVFQSGSTRLQDGTYASLRALADYLAANPQYRLLLVGHTDTVGSQQQNIGISKRRAQSVKDRLVEELGADAARIEVAGAGFLAPIASNLIPDGREANRRVEAVLLAD